Proteins from a genomic interval of Parvivirga hydrogeniphila:
- a CDS encoding HD-GYP domain-containing protein: MRLNRKRLLAILTVILAVFIAAGVWRVYPLTQWLPLAGLSLLTFMFANLALDLRPGLVNSLDSSVVTAAYLLYGPLGAGTVASFVLPLRAYIRDRTPLVVVVRNMAAAFSVAAVAGFVVSQAIRLLSGPSSMGWSSTAQGFFVAVPFVVLMNWFNDADVALYYALSKRMRFVDALKSVDSLADMPGNLVLAILGYALAVLVSAGSWVGAVLLLAPVVVVRRAFRVYAELASMYASTLGALVSAIEAKDPYTKGHSERVAGIARKIGAALKLGKSEIVALERAALLHDVGKIAIPGRILQYQGRLSDEDYDLIQQHPAMAVEVLAHIDYAQELLPIIRHHHERVGGLGYPDGLNGDEVPLLSRILAVADAYDAMTSDRPYRPGMSREEAVRELYRCSGTQFDPRAVEALVQVLQGEHGDALDDGAPRTPAPSQ; the protein is encoded by the coding sequence GTGAGGCTGAACCGAAAAAGGCTACTTGCGATACTCACTGTGATCCTTGCAGTCTTCATTGCTGCAGGGGTTTGGAGGGTCTATCCGCTGACCCAGTGGCTTCCGCTTGCAGGATTGTCGTTGCTCACATTCATGTTTGCGAATCTCGCTCTGGACCTACGGCCTGGCCTGGTCAACTCTTTGGACAGTTCCGTTGTGACGGCCGCCTATTTGCTCTATGGGCCGCTGGGGGCTGGTACCGTGGCGTCCTTTGTGCTACCCCTCCGCGCCTACATCCGGGACCGCACCCCGCTCGTGGTTGTCGTGCGGAACATGGCGGCGGCCTTCTCCGTGGCCGCCGTGGCGGGTTTCGTCGTTTCTCAAGCCATCAGGCTGCTCTCAGGGCCGAGCTCCATGGGTTGGTCCAGCACGGCGCAGGGATTCTTTGTTGCAGTCCCGTTCGTGGTTCTGATGAACTGGTTCAATGATGCAGACGTTGCTCTCTACTACGCTTTAAGCAAAAGGATGAGGTTTGTCGATGCGCTGAAGTCGGTCGACTCACTTGCCGACATGCCAGGCAATCTGGTTCTCGCAATCCTAGGGTACGCCCTGGCCGTGCTCGTATCTGCGGGGAGCTGGGTCGGCGCGGTTCTTCTTCTAGCTCCGGTCGTGGTGGTGCGTAGAGCGTTCCGAGTGTACGCAGAATTGGCATCGATGTACGCATCAACCCTCGGGGCGCTGGTGAGCGCTATCGAGGCCAAGGACCCATACACGAAGGGCCACTCTGAGAGGGTCGCGGGAATCGCTCGAAAGATTGGTGCTGCTCTGAAGCTCGGCAAGAGCGAGATCGTTGCTCTTGAGCGAGCCGCGCTGCTACACGACGTGGGGAAGATAGCTATTCCAGGCCGGATACTCCAGTATCAGGGAAGACTCAGCGACGAAGACTATGATCTGATCCAGCAGCATCCAGCCATGGCCGTCGAAGTGCTTGCACACATCGATTACGCGCAAGAGCTGCTTCCCATCATCCGGCACCACCATGAGCGGGTCGGCGGGCTTGGGTATCCGGACGGCCTGAACGGCGATGAGGTTCCGCTGCTTTCGAGAATACTGGCTGTTGCAGACGCGTACGATGCCATGACTTCGGACAGGCCATACAGACCCGGCATGTCGCGCGAAGAGGCCGTGAGAGAGCTGTACCGATGCAGCGGCACGCAGTTCGATCCGCGAGCGGTAGAGGCGCTCGTGCAGGTTCTCCAGGGTGAGCACGGCGATGCGCTCGATGATGGGGCACCCCGCACGCCTGCGCCTTCTCAGTGA
- a CDS encoding HD-GYP domain-containing protein, translating into MIKALEMSGILVLAGSALRLLRVKLPRGEMRSFDTAVVVLALWHLGLVPGIAISVLTGAVEALHRRLILKEPASLAVDAVAEILRRLLVLFVVGSLLLVVPNGIEGDGVVAAVLVLGCVHALVDEASHRVLVAAMARDHRRLFRAGAMPAEPVASIYALHILLSSVASRLIALMGVWGTLLPLSILLLLQYGLVMYMRIRLAYSQTIAALSRAIEMALGDAPGSSSDLADLAVRVGKWIGLKSETLENLNYAALLRRIGWIGLVTDTEAAAGAGSPPTHGAERSAGVLSSIEFLRGAATIIAPTVVESGCAEESAAAAQILEACVLYQEEVSASAQPELALRCIQDRLQTCEQVMRALEHEAQRSRMMELDAQPSASSWRAEHAWGARRCLFRRPVSWYKTRHPR; encoded by the coding sequence TTGATCAAAGCGCTGGAGATGTCGGGCATTCTGGTTCTGGCGGGAAGCGCCCTGAGGTTGCTTCGCGTCAAGCTCCCCAGAGGGGAAATGCGTTCCTTTGACACCGCAGTCGTTGTCCTGGCCCTTTGGCATCTGGGTCTAGTTCCCGGAATCGCTATCTCAGTATTGACGGGCGCCGTAGAAGCCCTGCACCGCCGGCTGATTCTGAAAGAGCCGGCCTCTCTGGCGGTCGATGCCGTGGCAGAAATCCTTCGCCGGCTTCTTGTGCTTTTCGTCGTCGGATCTCTCTTGCTCGTTGTGCCGAACGGTATCGAAGGCGATGGAGTGGTTGCGGCAGTGCTCGTTCTCGGCTGCGTGCACGCGCTTGTGGACGAAGCGTCCCATCGCGTCTTGGTAGCAGCCATGGCGAGGGACCATAGGCGATTGTTTAGGGCTGGGGCGATGCCTGCCGAGCCAGTTGCAAGCATCTATGCGCTACACATCCTGCTCTCATCGGTGGCCAGCAGGCTCATCGCTCTCATGGGTGTATGGGGGACGCTCCTGCCTCTAAGCATCCTTCTGCTGCTCCAGTACGGGCTCGTCATGTACATGAGGATCCGGCTCGCCTACTCGCAGACCATCGCAGCTCTTTCGCGGGCCATAGAGATGGCGTTGGGTGACGCCCCGGGTTCGTCAAGCGATCTGGCCGACTTGGCTGTCAGGGTCGGAAAGTGGATCGGCCTGAAGAGCGAGACGTTGGAGAACCTGAACTACGCGGCCTTGCTGCGACGCATCGGATGGATCGGGCTTGTGACGGACACCGAGGCCGCAGCAGGTGCAGGCTCTCCACCGACCCATGGCGCAGAGAGAAGCGCGGGCGTTCTCTCCTCGATCGAGTTCCTCAGGGGGGCCGCCACGATCATCGCGCCGACGGTCGTAGAGAGCGGGTGTGCTGAGGAGTCGGCTGCCGCGGCGCAAATCCTCGAGGCCTGCGTTCTATACCAGGAAGAGGTTTCGGCATCTGCGCAGCCGGAGCTCGCCCTTCGGTGCATACAGGACCGGTTGCAGACCTGCGAGCAAGTGATGCGGGCGTTGGAGCACGAAGCGCAGCGGAGCAGGATGATGGAGCTCGATGCACAACCGAGCGCTTCGTCGTGGCGTGCAGAACATGCATGGGGCGCAAGGCGGTGTCTTTTCAGGCGGCCGGTCTCGTGGTACAAAACACGACACCCTCGGTGA